The Thermodesulfovibrionales bacterium genome includes a region encoding these proteins:
- a CDS encoding 6-bladed beta-propeller, with protein sequence MKLLPVLIIFFISACASSWSILHEDSSKTHSWYHQSGKIVYGGMIYGFKEKNYILRSFFTGRTEVRLIKPLAFAKGSDGRIAIADGGCGCVHLFIPEDGRYITLFKIDSGELLSPAGVAFDESNRLYVSDSLRGKVFIYDSEGRYGGFIDGFSKPTGLVCDRETGILYVVDTLRNVVSAVYHDGKPLFHFGGRGEEPGKFNFPTYIALSDRLYVTDAMNFRIQIFRKDGSLINLFGHHGNGSGDFAMPKGVGADRDGIIYVVDALFDNVQLFNEKGEFLLTLGARGKGEAEFWLPSCIFIDTSENIYICDTYNQRIQVFKLKRER encoded by the coding sequence ATGAAGCTGCTGCCTGTTTTAATTATATTTTTCATTTCAGCCTGTGCATCTTCATGGTCCATTCTTCATGAGGATTCTTCCAAGACTCATTCATGGTACCACCAGTCCGGTAAGATTGTTTATGGTGGAATGATTTATGGTTTTAAGGAAAAAAATTATATCCTACGTTCTTTTTTTACTGGTAGAACGGAAGTGAGGCTTATTAAACCCCTGGCATTTGCAAAAGGAAGTGATGGAAGGATTGCTATAGCTGATGGTGGTTGCGGATGTGTTCATCTTTTTATACCCGAGGATGGCAGATATATTACCCTCTTCAAAATAGATTCCGGTGAACTTCTTTCACCTGCTGGTGTTGCCTTTGATGAAAGTAACAGACTTTATGTAAGTGATTCTCTACGTGGAAAGGTTTTTATATATGATAGTGAAGGTAGATATGGAGGATTTATAGATGGTTTCAGCAAACCTACAGGGCTTGTTTGTGACAGAGAGACCGGAATCCTTTATGTTGTTGATACTTTAAGAAATGTTGTGAGTGCAGTTTATCATGATGGTAAGCCTCTTTTTCACTTTGGTGGAAGGGGAGAGGAGCCGGGGAAATTCAATTTTCCGACTTATATAGCTCTTTCTGACAGACTGTATGTTACTGATGCAATGAATTTCAGAATACAGATTTTCAGAAAGGACGGTTCACTTATAAATCTCTTCGGTCACCATGGAAATGGTTCTGGAGACTTTGCCATGCCCAAGGGAGTGGGAGCTGACAGGGACGGGATAATCTATGTGGTTGATGCCCTTTTTGATAATGTTCAGCTTTTCAATGAAAAAGGGGAATTTCTCCTCACCCTGGGTGCCAGGGGAAAGGGTGAGGCTGAGTTCTGGCTACCTTCCTGTATATTTATTGATACTTCAGAGAATATTTATATATGTGATACCTATAACCAGAGGATTCAGGTATTCAAACTGAAGAGGGAGAGATGA
- a CDS encoding peptidyl-prolyl cis-trans isomerase: MIRFFIMGLIIVLLLAHTISAEERLPEAVVAEINGNPVYLSNFLNLLSQKVGSSSVDSVREILENIIIEELAFQRAKKLGMTVDEKNVKNAIMELKIGLGERGFSDYLKKEGLSEESLYSLIERKLLLEMLYVEEVIKKVVITEDDIKADYEKEKGKFKLPEKVIVVDLRFLKDTDDMEKKAELLLTKIKNEYNGDPWRLVQDGTFIINQIRLNREKHKELYEEAKKLKPGELSGLIKSTDGLHIIKLVDYSGERYPSLEEMRVYLENRLFPNALKKRELEWKEELKKGAEIKIYEERLKVLER; this comes from the coding sequence ATGATTAGATTTTTTATTATGGGTTTAATAATTGTTCTTCTGTTAGCTCATACTATTTCTGCAGAGGAGAGGCTTCCAGAGGCCGTCGTTGCTGAGATAAACGGAAATCCCGTATATCTTTCTAATTTTCTGAATTTGTTGTCTCAAAAGGTCGGCTCATCGTCAGTTGACTCTGTAAGAGAAATACTTGAGAATATTATCATAGAAGAGCTAGCCTTTCAGAGAGCAAAAAAGCTTGGCATGACAGTTGATGAAAAAAATGTTAAAAATGCAATTATGGAACTGAAAATAGGACTTGGAGAAAGAGGATTCTCGGATTATCTTAAAAAAGAGGGTTTATCAGAGGAATCACTTTATTCATTAATTGAAAGAAAACTTCTTCTGGAGATGCTTTATGTTGAGGAGGTTATAAAAAAAGTCGTGATTACTGAGGATGATATAAAGGCTGACTATGAGAAGGAGAAAGGGAAATTTAAACTTCCAGAGAAGGTTATAGTTGTTGATTTGAGATTTCTGAAAGATACTGATGATATGGAAAAAAAAGCAGAATTACTCCTTACAAAAATAAAAAATGAATATAATGGTGATCCTTGGAGGCTTGTTCAGGATGGAACATTCATAATAAACCAGATAAGGCTCAACAGGGAGAAACACAAGGAACTTTATGAAGAGGCAAAAAAGCTAAAACCAGGAGAATTATCGGGATTGATTAAGTCCACTGACGGTTTGCATATTATCAAACTTGTTGATTATTCTGGGGAGAGGTACCCATCTCTTGAGGAGATGAGGGTGTATCTTGAAAACAGGCTTTTCCCCAATGCATTGAAAAAGAGGGAGTTAGAATGGAAAGAAGAATTAAAAAAAGGTGCTGAGATAAAGATATACGAAGAAAGATTGAAGGTTTTAGAGAGATGA
- a CDS encoding cytochrome c3 family protein: MVAFISGCSDPVKRYRILSFFFDGVPPPKITEPEPTAKKEKDGDSTEKKLLGRPTEHGPYAAKMCYGCHKRDTNELIMPAEKLCLYCHDMNIENRWIHGPIAAGGCRVCHLPHSSGYAYMLVSEPREFCLYCHDKNDILKNDVHMYSDLRCLDCHDAHSGNDRFILKN; this comes from the coding sequence ATGGTAGCGTTCATCTCTGGATGCTCTGACCCAGTGAAGAGATACAGGATACTCTCTTTCTTCTTTGATGGTGTACCCCCGCCAAAAATAACAGAGCCTGAGCCAACTGCAAAAAAAGAAAAGGACGGTGATTCTACAGAAAAAAAGCTGCTGGGCAGACCTACAGAGCATGGTCCCTATGCTGCAAAGATGTGTTATGGCTGTCATAAAAGGGATACGAATGAATTAATAATGCCTGCTGAAAAATTATGTCTTTACTGTCATGATATGAATATTGAAAATAGATGGATTCACGGTCCAATCGCTGCAGGTGGATGCAGGGTCTGTCATCTGCCTCATAGTTCAGGCTATGCCTATATGCTTGTATCAGAACCCAGAGAATTCTGTCTGTACTGCCATGATAAAAACGATATCCTCAAGAATGACGTTCATATGTATTCAGACCTCAGATGTCTTGACTGTCATGATGCCCATTCAGGGAATGATAGATTTATTTTAAAGAATTAA
- a CDS encoding cytochrome c3 family protein, whose amino-acid sequence MKRSLIPLFSLLVVILVCAVAMAFTGNYTPGTGINGTPHDLRQGQPGGNYPAQPADYLNRICVWCHAPHHAYKLSTAAGAGTGPEAPADYTYLPLWNHAVTTQVFAPYDPGPDKPIAGSKAPQSVDYFDRVGSVSLLCLSCHDGTVAVNEYGHAPQDSRSRSSGGSVIADQYKIGKDGYLLNHHPIGFDYDSVAAEDPEIYDSATATFGTVPVSNYLWNGKMECSTCHAVHNTGNSGEKLLYVSDSNSNLCLSCHAKGQKTP is encoded by the coding sequence ATGAAAAGGTCTTTAATACCTTTGTTCAGCCTACTAGTGGTTATTCTCGTATGTGCTGTAGCAATGGCTTTTACTGGAAACTATACACCTGGTACAGGTATAAATGGCACACCCCATGATTTAAGGCAGGGTCAGCCAGGCGGAAATTATCCTGCTCAACCAGCTGATTATCTGAACAGAATCTGTGTTTGGTGTCATGCACCTCACCATGCATATAAGTTAAGCACAGCAGCCGGAGCAGGTACAGGTCCTGAGGCACCTGCTGACTATACCTATCTTCCGTTATGGAACCATGCTGTCACCACTCAGGTCTTCGCACCCTATGATCCAGGACCTGATAAACCCATCGCAGGATCAAAGGCTCCACAGTCCGTTGATTATTTTGACAGAGTGGGCTCTGTATCACTTCTCTGCTTAAGCTGCCATGATGGAACTGTTGCAGTTAATGAGTATGGTCATGCGCCACAGGATTCAAGATCAAGGAGTTCAGGAGGAAGCGTTATTGCAGATCAGTATAAAATTGGTAAAGATGGCTATCTCCTCAACCATCATCCAATCGGTTTTGACTATGACAGTGTTGCTGCTGAAGATCCTGAAATCTATGACTCTGCAACAGCAACCTTCGGCACAGTGCCTGTTAGCAACTATCTCTGGAATGGAAAGATGGAATGCTCAACCTGCCACGCAGTTCATAACACTGGAAATAGCGGTGAGAAATTGCTATACGTGAGCGACTCTAACAGCAATCTCTGTCTTTCCTGCCACGCAAAAGGACAGAAGACACCTTAA
- a CDS encoding PKD domain-containing protein yields MSSFEWAYGNCAWCHPGGGNLEYDRAGYRYDNRPSGLIPGGTANPQKDNHKGDYYIFVAGTGIVSRVSAWINQGVGEADCLMCHLNYQNAGRFANLERNYTVAEPPAIADDPKTLKGLKFSPTLGLARTGLLTGITTGSPNINPSLSGWSWASTTIPGSWITMTPPKENCSICHFPDRSWFGPSGSANRGPADRPLGFTSFQKRIPAGTVTDDDEIAGVGGKDGKNDAAWDIVNGRVEGGKRGESINDPNNPDAHMDRGFVCATCHYTLGDEDGELYGPKRDAAGNIVAPQVNIKKIDHQFAKGDAFQDTKGMDQVDYTVTCESCHITKTHPNAGNAPTPTHAGFPSVHFVKIHCKTCHIPVVNGPVKQFLADFSAGPYRGFARVQSVEMPSTGIGLKPLKTWQKREDGIKLVPHGTMAASVWVDGSPAKPTFQRYARAVAVNYRAFVGDANGDGLYDWPLNRPHDGGTRVSHIVNDPPEIAGFVARLNNPTGFGISGVPSISDPVLNIYNIVFSISHNIQPITRDAQGKPVPGPLKTYTFTKPDGTTGTFQRNTGPLGINGCVECHSSSDPNSKNYSPKSIGFFDMDYTLYLNSSRLTQTCTDSAGNIDPNCTTGKRRVRYVLSYKNPDGSSNIIDLGSRAAHGQTVPNTVNQAEVMGYSSYDVTMLTDPATAGIPKPRAQFAYSLNGLNISVKTSTASCSSTSCSYNWSFGDGSTASGLTASYTYSQPGTYTVKLTVVDNINSTQDVRSIPVSISTYAANRPPQASWNISVNQNSWTVSITDTSTDPDGNLSSITINWGDGYVQTLSPGATVTRTYATQGSYSITLTAKDSTGAKSSVSQIVSFSRFKITGSVTNSSGNPVGGATLKLYKGSTLLKTSYSTTAGSFSFTYLKPGTYTIKTTKSGYTFPDTEVTVGPDQSVTIRAQ; encoded by the coding sequence ATGAGCAGCTTTGAGTGGGCTTACGGAAATTGCGCATGGTGCCATCCAGGTGGTGGAAACCTTGAATATGACAGGGCAGGTTACAGATATGATAACAGACCGAGTGGTCTTATACCTGGTGGAACGGCAAATCCACAGAAGGATAATCACAAAGGTGATTATTATATTTTTGTGGCTGGAACAGGTATTGTATCAAGGGTAAGTGCCTGGATTAATCAGGGTGTTGGAGAAGCAGACTGCCTTATGTGTCACCTCAATTACCAGAATGCAGGAAGATTTGCAAATCTGGAGAGAAATTATACTGTGGCTGAACCACCAGCAATAGCTGATGACCCGAAGACACTTAAAGGCCTTAAATTCTCACCAACACTCGGTCTTGCGAGGACAGGATTGCTTACTGGAATAACCACTGGTTCACCAAATATAAATCCAAGCTTGAGTGGCTGGTCATGGGCAAGCACCACTATTCCCGGGTCATGGATAACAATGACACCTCCAAAGGAAAACTGTTCCATATGTCATTTTCCTGACAGAAGCTGGTTCGGTCCTTCTGGTTCAGCAAACAGAGGTCCTGCTGACAGACCTCTTGGATTCACGAGTTTTCAGAAGAGAATTCCAGCAGGTACTGTAACAGATGATGATGAAATAGCTGGTGTTGGTGGAAAGGATGGAAAGAATGACGCAGCCTGGGACATTGTAAATGGAAGGGTTGAAGGTGGCAAGAGAGGAGAATCCATAAATGATCCCAATAATCCAGATGCCCATATGGATAGAGGATTTGTATGCGCTACCTGCCATTATACTCTCGGAGATGAAGATGGAGAACTCTACGGACCAAAAAGAGATGCTGCTGGCAACATCGTCGCTCCTCAGGTAAATATAAAGAAAATAGACCATCAGTTTGCAAAAGGTGATGCCTTCCAGGATACAAAAGGAATGGACCAGGTAGACTACACTGTTACCTGTGAAAGCTGCCACATAACAAAGACCCATCCTAATGCAGGAAATGCACCTACACCCACACATGCTGGATTCCCATCAGTACACTTTGTAAAGATACATTGCAAAACCTGTCATATTCCCGTAGTGAATGGTCCGGTAAAACAATTCTTAGCTGATTTCTCAGCAGGACCATACAGGGGATTTGCAAGGGTTCAGTCAGTTGAGATGCCTTCAACAGGAATAGGTCTTAAGCCCCTTAAGACCTGGCAGAAAAGAGAGGATGGCATAAAGCTCGTACCACACGGTACAATGGCTGCCAGTGTATGGGTAGATGGTTCTCCAGCTAAACCCACATTCCAGAGATATGCAAGGGCTGTGGCTGTAAATTACAGGGCATTTGTGGGAGATGCAAATGGAGATGGCCTTTATGACTGGCCCCTTAACAGACCGCATGATGGTGGCACAAGGGTAAGCCATATAGTTAATGATCCTCCTGAGATTGCTGGTTTTGTGGCAAGGCTTAATAACCCAACAGGTTTTGGAATCTCAGGTGTTCCATCCATATCTGATCCTGTACTCAACATATACAATATAGTATTCAGCATAAGCCACAATATCCAGCCTATCACAAGGGATGCTCAGGGAAAACCCGTACCAGGTCCTCTCAAAACTTATACATTTACTAAACCAGATGGTACAACTGGCACCTTCCAGAGAAACACCGGACCTCTTGGTATAAATGGTTGTGTAGAGTGCCATTCCAGTTCAGATCCAAACTCAAAAAATTACAGCCCTAAGTCTATTGGTTTCTTTGATATGGATTACACACTCTATCTAAACTCATCAAGACTTACCCAGACATGCACGGATAGTGCTGGAAACATTGATCCTAACTGCACAACTGGAAAAAGAAGGGTGAGATATGTGCTTAGCTATAAAAATCCAGATGGAAGCTCAAACATCATAGACCTTGGTTCAAGGGCCGCTCACGGTCAGACTGTTCCAAATACCGTTAATCAGGCTGAGGTAATGGGATACAGCTCCTATGATGTAACCATGCTCACAGATCCTGCAACTGCAGGTATACCAAAACCCAGAGCCCAATTCGCCTATTCCCTGAACGGTCTTAACATCTCTGTGAAAACCTCTACCGCTTCATGTTCAAGCACCAGCTGTTCCTATAACTGGTCATTCGGTGATGGCTCGACTGCATCAGGACTGACTGCCTCTTATACATATTCTCAGCCGGGCACCTATACAGTTAAGCTCACTGTTGTTGACAACATCAATTCCACCCAGGATGTTAGATCTATCCCGGTGTCAATTTCAACATATGCTGCAAACCGTCCACCTCAGGCAAGCTGGAATATCTCAGTGAATCAGAACTCCTGGACTGTATCTATTACTGATACCTCTACTGATCCAGATGGTAATCTTTCAAGCATTACAATTAACTGGGGAGATGGTTATGTACAGACTCTTTCACCCGGAGCTACTGTGACCCGTACCTATGCAACACAGGGCTCTTATTCCATTACACTGACTGCAAAGGACTCCACTGGCGCTAAGTCCTCTGTATCACAGATTGTCTCCTTCTCCAGATTCAAGATCACTGGATCTGTTACTAATTCAAGTGGTAACCCGGTTGGCGGCGCAACCCTTAAACTCTATAAAGGCTCAACACTTCTGAAAACCTCTTACTCAACTACAGCAGGCTCTTTCTCCTTCACTTATCTTAAACCCGGTACATACACAATTAAAACCACCAAATCTGGTTACACATTCCCTGATACAGAGGTAACTGTTGGACCTGACCAGTCTGTGACCATTCGGGCTCAGTAA
- a CDS encoding endonuclease MutS2 has translation MDENSLRLLEFHKVLEEISLYARSPASKRLILSIRPLGYKDEIEKRFHLVAELRRVISEGREIALDEFDDLSGILQKLRPEGSFIEPEELYTLRKVFLNIERIRNSVGTAKDIPHLSHLISGMGDFKDLIDLIDRSVDHEGNILDTASHELREIRRRKRNLEQGIRKRLDEIIHARELAPAIQDEYVTIRGGRWVIPLKADFKGKIPGVIHDISRTGETLYVEPLEIVELANEHENIIAEEKAEEIRVLRGISSLLRADLSKIEASYGNLIYFDLLRSIALFSERLGLTEPEIDSEQRLQLFGARHPVLLLLKEKRVIQDVVPLDLELGGSHRIMIITGPNAGGKTIALKTAGLLTIMALSGIPVPAQSGSVLPFVSDVLVDMGDEQSIEENLSTFSGHIKNVSDIINRSKPEVLVLLDEIGRATDPSEGAALSCAILEELKMRGSTVIATTHLLEVAAFVSNTEGMVNASMEFDESLMRPLYRLRMGLPGQSHGISIAERFGLPENIIRRAKEFIGKGKLDFQLVLDDLRKKQKFYELELERLRKLQQEISEKERILQEKESELVIKKKEIIRKALEESKELLNETKVFINKLIMEAKRSPKESIKNLRAKEMEIEKALNEFKKKEEVFIPEPGSKVYIKSLGYDGVVMRVESDRVRVRAGAFEAEVALSDIEAPRGILLKSYEERMPEERVAESINLTGMTVEEALSRLETYLNHASLAGLSGVKIIHGLGTGRLKRAVRDYLKGHPLVDNFRPGNTEEGGDGVSIVKLK, from the coding sequence ATGGATGAAAATTCTTTAAGGCTTCTTGAGTTTCATAAGGTCCTTGAGGAGATTTCGCTTTATGCAAGGAGTCCTGCCTCTAAGAGGCTCATACTCTCAATAAGGCCTTTGGGTTATAAAGATGAGATTGAAAAGAGATTTCACCTTGTGGCTGAACTGAGAAGGGTCATATCTGAGGGAAGGGAGATAGCCCTTGATGAATTTGATGATCTTTCAGGAATTCTTCAGAAGTTAAGGCCAGAGGGTTCTTTTATTGAGCCAGAGGAGCTTTATACCTTAAGAAAGGTCTTTTTAAACATAGAGAGAATCAGAAACTCCGTCGGGACAGCAAAGGACATTCCCCATTTATCTCATCTAATTTCAGGAATGGGTGATTTTAAAGACCTTATAGATCTTATTGACAGGTCTGTCGACCATGAAGGTAATATCCTCGATACAGCATCTCATGAATTGAGGGAAATTAGAAGGAGAAAAAGGAATCTCGAGCAGGGGATCAGAAAAAGGCTAGATGAAATTATCCATGCAAGGGAATTAGCACCTGCTATTCAGGATGAATATGTTACCATCAGAGGAGGAAGGTGGGTTATTCCATTGAAGGCTGATTTTAAGGGAAAGATTCCAGGTGTTATACATGATATCTCAAGGACAGGCGAGACCCTTTATGTTGAACCCCTTGAGATTGTCGAACTTGCCAATGAGCACGAAAATATAATTGCAGAGGAAAAGGCAGAGGAGATAAGGGTATTGAGAGGTATATCCTCTCTTTTGAGGGCAGATCTTTCTAAAATAGAAGCCTCTTATGGAAACCTTATTTATTTTGACCTATTAAGAAGCATTGCCTTATTCTCTGAAAGGCTCGGACTGACCGAGCCTGAGATAGACAGTGAACAGAGACTCCAGCTCTTTGGAGCAAGACATCCAGTGCTTCTCCTTCTAAAGGAAAAGAGAGTCATTCAGGATGTTGTTCCCCTTGATCTCGAGCTGGGAGGTTCTCACAGGATAATGATTATTACAGGACCCAATGCTGGAGGAAAGACCATTGCCCTCAAGACAGCAGGTCTTCTTACTATCATGGCACTCTCTGGAATACCTGTTCCGGCTCAATCTGGCTCGGTCTTACCCTTTGTGAGTGATGTTCTTGTTGATATGGGTGATGAGCAGTCCATAGAGGAAAATCTCTCCACATTTTCAGGCCATATAAAGAATGTTTCAGATATAATCAATAGGTCAAAGCCTGAAGTCCTTGTGCTTCTTGATGAGATTGGCAGGGCTACAGATCCCTCAGAAGGTGCTGCCCTTTCCTGTGCCATACTTGAGGAGTTAAAGATGAGGGGTAGCACAGTTATAGCAACAACCCATCTGCTTGAGGTTGCTGCCTTTGTCTCAAATACTGAAGGTATGGTTAATGCTTCAATGGAGTTTGACGAAAGCCTGATGAGGCCGCTCTACAGATTGAGAATGGGTCTGCCAGGACAATCCCATGGTATCTCTATAGCAGAGAGATTCGGTCTTCCTGAGAATATTATTCGGAGGGCAAAGGAGTTTATTGGAAAGGGCAAGCTTGACTTTCAGCTTGTACTGGATGATCTTAGGAAAAAGCAGAAGTTTTATGAGCTTGAGTTAGAAAGACTAAGGAAGCTTCAACAAGAGATTTCTGAAAAAGAAAGGATCCTGCAAGAAAAGGAATCAGAGCTGGTAATTAAAAAAAAGGAGATTATAAGAAAGGCCCTTGAGGAGTCAAAGGAGCTATTGAATGAGACAAAGGTCTTTATTAATAAATTAATTATGGAAGCAAAGAGAAGTCCCAAGGAGAGTATTAAAAATCTCAGGGCAAAAGAGATGGAGATTGAAAAGGCTTTAAATGAATTTAAAAAGAAAGAAGAGGTCTTTATTCCAGAACCTGGCTCAAAGGTTTATATCAAAAGCCTTGGTTATGACGGTGTAGTCATGAGGGTAGAATCCGACAGGGTCAGGGTTAGGGCAGGTGCCTTTGAGGCAGAGGTAGCCCTGAGCGATATAGAGGCTCCAAGAGGTATATTATTAAAAAGTTATGAAGAAAGAATGCCTGAAGAGCGAGTTGCTGAATCAATCAATTTAACAGGCATGACTGTGGAGGAGGCCCTCTCAAGGCTCGAAACCTATTTAAATCATGCCTCCCTTGCTGGATTGAGTGGAGTTAAGATTATTCACGGTCTTGGCACAGGAAGACTTAAAAGGGCAGTGAGGGATTATCTTAAAGGCCATCCACTAGTTGATAATTTCAGACCAGGAAATACTGAAGAGGGTGGAGACGGAGTATCAATAGTAAAGTTAAAATAA
- a CDS encoding peptide chain release factor-like protein: MPDFAVSEEKNRWLQERMEALNIREEDIIEKFIRSSGRGGQKVNKTATCVYLKHVPTGIEVKCMDTRSQSINRFLARRELIWKIEELHGLRSSRQAEIERLRKQKAKRKKRAEKKYEVYRERDDEI, encoded by the coding sequence ATGCCTGATTTTGCTGTCAGTGAAGAAAAGAACCGCTGGCTACAGGAGAGAATGGAGGCCCTGAATATAAGGGAAGAGGATATTATTGAAAAATTTATTCGTTCCTCGGGCAGGGGTGGTCAGAAGGTTAACAAGACCGCAACCTGTGTTTATCTAAAACATGTCCCTACCGGTATTGAAGTTAAATGCATGGATACCAGAAGCCAGTCCATTAACAGATTCCTTGCAAGAAGGGAACTTATCTGGAAGATAGAGGAGCTCCATGGATTGAGGTCTTCAAGACAAGCTGAAATAGAGAGGCTCAGAAAGCAGAAGGCAAAGAGGAAGAAAAGGGCAGAGAAGAAATATGAAGTTTACAGAGAAAGGGATGATGAAATATAA